Proteins from a genomic interval of Staphylococcus debuckii:
- a CDS encoding NAD-dependent succinate-semialdehyde dehydrogenase: protein MAKLEVLNPATNDVIETLEYTDEATIHQQIENAQKAFESWREVDAHTRSQKLWAWSQLIDEHKEELAELITKEGGKPLKEALGEVDYARSYVDWYAEEAKRLYGRTIPANTTSKKIIVQSFPVGVVGAITPWNFPAAMITRKMAPALAAGCTIVCKPAVQTPLTTIRLVELAHEAGIPEDAIQYVIASGKDAGRIFTESPIIQKITFTGSTPVGKKLIEGAADSVKNVTMELGGLAPVIVHKDADIDFAVDQTIATKFRNAGQTCICANRIYVHEDIVSTYVEKLTQKVNALKVGNGLDKDVDVGPLINQQAVDKVVDQIKDAESKGGKLSRSLEDIESLGGNFLKPVVISNVNQDMVIMHKETFGPVAPVMSYSELDDAIQYANDTEFGLAAYFFTNDYKTGFHLYNHLDYGVIGWNDGGPSAAHAPFGGMKESGYGREGGIEGIQPYLETKYLSIGNM from the coding sequence ATGGCAAAATTAGAAGTTTTGAACCCGGCAACGAATGATGTCATTGAAACTTTAGAGTACACAGATGAAGCAACGATTCATCAACAAATCGAAAATGCACAGAAAGCCTTTGAGTCTTGGCGAGAAGTAGATGCACATACACGCTCGCAAAAGTTATGGGCTTGGTCTCAATTAATCGATGAACACAAAGAAGAATTAGCTGAATTGATTACCAAAGAAGGCGGCAAACCTTTGAAAGAAGCTTTAGGCGAAGTGGATTATGCACGTTCATATGTAGACTGGTATGCAGAAGAAGCGAAACGTCTATATGGCCGTACAATTCCAGCAAATACGACTTCTAAGAAAATTATCGTTCAGTCATTTCCAGTTGGTGTGGTGGGTGCGATTACGCCTTGGAACTTCCCAGCTGCAATGATTACGCGTAAAATGGCCCCTGCGTTAGCTGCAGGTTGTACTATTGTATGTAAACCCGCTGTACAAACGCCTTTGACAACGATTCGTTTGGTGGAACTGGCGCATGAAGCGGGCATCCCTGAAGATGCGATTCAATACGTCATTGCTTCTGGTAAAGACGCCGGTCGTATTTTCACAGAAAGCCCAATTATTCAAAAGATTACTTTTACAGGTTCTACTCCTGTCGGCAAAAAATTAATCGAAGGTGCTGCAGATTCAGTTAAAAATGTAACAATGGAATTAGGTGGATTGGCACCTGTTATTGTTCATAAAGATGCTGATATTGACTTTGCAGTGGACCAGACAATTGCTACGAAGTTCAGAAATGCAGGTCAAACTTGTATTTGTGCTAACCGTATTTACGTTCATGAAGATATTGTGTCGACTTATGTTGAAAAGTTAACTCAAAAAGTGAATGCTTTGAAAGTCGGTAATGGTCTGGATAAAGACGTTGATGTAGGACCTTTAATCAATCAACAAGCAGTAGACAAAGTTGTTGATCAAATTAAAGATGCTGAATCTAAAGGCGGCAAACTTTCCCGTTCATTAGAAGATATTGAGTCATTAGGCGGTAATTTCTTGAAGCCTGTAGTAATTTCTAATGTAAATCAAGATATGGTAATCATGCATAAAGAAACGTTCGGCCCGGTTGCGCCCGTGATGAGTTATTCTGAATTAGATGATGCGATTCAATATGCCAATGATACAGAATTTGGTTTAGCAGCTTACTTCTTCACAAATGATTATAAAACTGGATTCCATCTCTATAATCATTTGGATTATGGTGTCATCGGCTGGAACGACGGAGGTCCTTCTGCTGCTCATGCTCCATTCGGCGGTATGAAAGAAAGCGGTTATGGCCGTGAAGGCGGTATTGAAGGTATTCAACCTTATTTAGAAACTAAATATTTATCTATCGGCAATATGTAA
- a CDS encoding ANTAR domain-containing response regulator, with amino-acid sequence MIGGVAKLKKIIVAEDDSIVRLDIVEMLKEAGYDVASAVGNGEKAIELNETEKPDLIIMDIKMPKLNGLKASKIISQRHNVPILIVSAFSQSEYIEQAKDANIVGYIIKPISESQLLTAVEIALAQSVKMSALRQESHEAKEEVENRKLIEKAKGLLMTEMKLDEEAAYQKLRKLSMNHHISMEKVAAKVIKQLTK; translated from the coding sequence ATGATTGGGGGAGTCGCTAAATTGAAAAAAATTATTGTTGCTGAAGATGATTCAATTGTACGTTTAGATATCGTTGAAATGTTGAAAGAAGCAGGTTATGACGTTGCCTCTGCTGTGGGAAATGGAGAAAAAGCAATTGAACTGAATGAAACAGAAAAACCAGATTTAATTATTATGGATATTAAGATGCCGAAGTTAAATGGCTTGAAAGCAAGTAAGATTATCAGTCAACGACATAATGTACCCATCTTAATCGTTTCTGCATTCAGTCAAAGTGAATATATTGAACAAGCTAAGGATGCAAATATTGTGGGATATATCATCAAACCTATTTCAGAATCTCAGTTGCTAACTGCGGTGGAAATAGCATTGGCACAATCTGTAAAGATGTCTGCACTTAGACAAGAGTCGCATGAGGCAAAAGAAGAAGTTGAGAATCGCAAACTCATAGAAAAAGCAAAAGGTTTATTAATGACTGAAATGAAATTAGATGAAGAAGCGGCTTACCAAAAATTACGCAAACTAAGTATGAATCATCATATTTCAATGGAGAAAGTAGCCGCAAAAGTCATTAAACAGTTGACCAAATGA
- a CDS encoding M23 family metallopeptidase — MNKLLTATIVGLGVSSVGFISHSADAAEQTQGTPQVEQQQQQTKGYSYGSYFTKDAQGNYHHTLDGNWNQSMFDKHEYQFTLTDSEGATHYFYFPQSALSQNYQQDDNNYAHNASNAEVHNEGYDVNETPSAQDKAQNPNDAEATTENTTSNNNTDPQNNTATTQNTTNTQVNNQAQAASTYNQSNEQISNTQSQNATSNTQTPQVAQAPQTNNVQDNAGGSSEGNTTQTPDTSDNGDGAKAQDASWLTKHPKLQEYGQYHGGGAHYGVDYGMPENTPVYSLTDGTVTQAGWSNYGGGNQVTIQEKNSDNYQWYMHMNKLNVQQGQNVNAGDQIGQSGSTGNSTAPHLHFQRMQGGVGNQYSVNPDSYINSKQ, encoded by the coding sequence ATGAATAAATTATTGACGGCAACAATTGTAGGCTTAGGAGTGTCATCAGTAGGATTCATCAGTCATAGTGCAGATGCAGCGGAACAAACACAAGGAACACCGCAAGTTGAACAACAGCAACAACAAACTAAAGGTTATTCTTACGGTTCTTATTTCACTAAAGACGCACAAGGCAACTACCATCACACATTAGACGGCAATTGGAATCAATCAATGTTTGATAAACATGAATATCAATTCACATTAACTGATTCAGAAGGCGCAACACATTATTTCTACTTCCCTCAAAGTGCGCTCAGTCAAAATTACCAACAAGACGATAATAACTACGCTCACAACGCTTCAAATGCAGAAGTACATAATGAAGGTTACGATGTAAACGAAACACCTTCAGCACAAGATAAAGCTCAGAATCCAAATGACGCAGAAGCAACAACAGAGAATACAACTTCAAATAATAATACTGATCCACAAAACAATACAGCAACGACTCAAAATACAACAAATACACAAGTTAATAATCAAGCACAAGCTGCTTCAACATATAACCAATCAAATGAGCAAATTTCAAATACACAATCACAAAATGCTACTTCAAATACGCAAACACCACAAGTCGCACAAGCACCGCAAACAAATAATGTACAAGACAATGCAGGCGGTTCAAGTGAAGGCAACACAACACAAACACCTGATACAAGTGATAATGGAGACGGCGCTAAAGCACAAGATGCAAGCTGGTTAACAAAACATCCTAAATTACAAGAATACGGACAATATCATGGCGGCGGCGCACACTACGGCGTTGACTACGGTATGCCAGAAAATACACCCGTTTATTCATTAACAGATGGTACAGTTACACAAGCTGGCTGGAGTAACTATGGCGGCGGCAACCAAGTTACCATCCAAGAGAAAAACAGTGACAACTATCAATGGTATATGCACATGAACAAATTAAACGTGCAACAAGGCCAAAATGTAAATGCAGGTGACCAAATCGGTCAATCAGGCAGCACAGGGAACTCAACTGCACCGCACCTACATTTCCAACGCATGCAAGGTGGAGTAGGCAACCAATACAGCGTTAACCCTGATAGTTACATCAATAGTAAACAATAA
- the gabT gene encoding 4-aminobutyrate--2-oxoglutarate transaminase, whose translation MTLQGNQTNKEMSNQAYGELRNRYVARGVGNGNLNVAKHAEGATVTDIEGNEYIDFAAAIGTLNVGHSHPKIVKHIKEKVEDFIHPGFNVIMYESYLQLAEKLAHLTPGDFDKKVILLNSGAEAVENAVKIARKYTGRTGVVSFVRGFHGRTNLTMSMTSKVRPYKLGFGPFAPDVYQAPYPNFSEKPDKLSDEEYVDYTIQQLRDFFISAVDPETVACIVMEPVQGEGGFIIPDQKFVEAVREICDEHNIVFVADEIQSGFARTGKTFAMEHFDVAPDLMTVSKSLAAGFPLSGVVGRAEIMDSSNPGELGGTYCGNPIACEAALKVIEIIEEENLNEKAEHIGAVIQDRLETLSQKVDFIGDIRRLGAMVAMEIVNPETGAPDKAKTAEIVKQANANGLLLLSAGLKGNVIRFLTPLVITDEELNKGLEILENVSTNV comes from the coding sequence ATGACATTGCAAGGTAATCAAACAAATAAAGAAATGAGTAACCAAGCTTATGGGGAATTAAGAAATCGTTATGTAGCACGAGGAGTCGGTAACGGCAATTTAAATGTAGCTAAACATGCTGAAGGTGCTACGGTTACTGATATTGAAGGCAATGAATATATTGATTTCGCTGCTGCAATCGGTACTTTGAATGTAGGTCACAGTCATCCTAAAATTGTGAAGCACATTAAAGAGAAAGTTGAAGATTTTATTCATCCAGGATTTAATGTCATTATGTATGAAAGTTACTTGCAGTTAGCTGAAAAATTAGCACATCTGACACCAGGTGATTTTGATAAAAAAGTGATTTTACTCAACTCTGGTGCTGAAGCCGTTGAGAATGCGGTTAAAATTGCCAGAAAGTATACAGGCAGAACAGGTGTTGTATCCTTTGTACGCGGTTTCCATGGTCGTACTAACTTAACAATGTCTATGACAAGTAAAGTTCGTCCTTATAAATTAGGTTTTGGACCTTTTGCGCCTGATGTTTATCAAGCTCCTTATCCTAATTTTTCAGAAAAGCCCGACAAATTAAGCGATGAAGAATATGTAGATTATACAATTCAACAACTACGAGATTTCTTTATTTCAGCTGTAGATCCTGAAACAGTAGCTTGTATCGTGATGGAACCTGTTCAAGGCGAAGGTGGATTTATTATTCCGGATCAGAAATTTGTAGAAGCTGTCAGAGAAATTTGTGATGAACACAATATTGTATTTGTAGCAGATGAAATCCAATCAGGATTTGCTCGTACTGGCAAAACATTTGCGATGGAACATTTTGATGTAGCGCCTGACTTAATGACCGTTTCTAAATCACTTGCAGCCGGCTTCCCTCTTAGCGGAGTTGTAGGTCGTGCAGAAATTATGGATAGTTCGAATCCGGGAGAATTAGGCGGTACTTATTGCGGTAATCCTATCGCTTGTGAAGCAGCCTTAAAAGTAATTGAAATTATTGAAGAAGAAAATCTTAATGAAAAAGCAGAACATATTGGTGCAGTTATTCAAGATAGACTAGAAACATTATCACAGAAAGTCGACTTTATAGGAGATATTAGACGTCTTGGTGCAATGGTTGCTATGGAAATCGTAAATCCTGAAACAGGAGCGCCTGATAAAGCGAAAACTGCAGAAATTGTAAAACAAGCAAATGCTAATGGACTTTTGCTGCTCTCAGCAGGTCTTAAAGGTAATGTTATTCGTTTCTTAACACCACTTGTTATTACAGATGAAGAACTGAATAAAGGATTGGAGATTTTAGAAAATGTAAGCACAAACGTTTAA
- a CDS encoding sensor histidine kinase translates to MCQQHTNLTEDEIEEIEELSKHLQTMAKLNEASIFIDCPTENNKHIIVVAEASPDQNNMLYHNSVIKQNAYERFEPAVFEVFKTKKSVYHHRGMSQEGKVIEQNVTPIIYNNRVIAALIMEKDISNQLLEENKMKALTEATYTLSQIVSHPSEKQLFFSDMIDESLFDIDQDLIIRYFNLTAEKLVKDIVGIDCKMGLSFVDLFPNIEEMLTDGKVITIKERKLQGHYFQVKCIRLFDDLGNVSGHIIMLHDITDLKEKEKELISKSVALREVHHRVKNNLQTVASLLRLQMRRGIPEESKHYFEESLNRILSIASVYEVILDGAYADQVDIGKLIIKIGNMLVSTGNAPHLHIHFDIQESFYLSSNIAVSVALIANELITNCVTHAFNHQEEGHIDVIFEKNNKTGKLVLMVQDDGQEEQGNYEQSFGLNIINTITENDLEGQFTIGRNRLGTLGKVVFDDWGSR, encoded by the coding sequence ATATGTCAACAACATACAAATTTAACTGAAGATGAAATTGAAGAAATTGAAGAATTATCCAAACACTTACAAACGATGGCAAAGCTTAATGAAGCTAGTATTTTTATTGATTGTCCTACTGAAAATAACAAGCACATCATTGTAGTAGCAGAAGCCTCGCCGGACCAAAATAATATGTTATATCATAATTCTGTTATTAAACAAAATGCTTATGAAAGATTTGAACCAGCTGTATTCGAAGTTTTTAAAACTAAGAAAAGCGTATATCATCATAGAGGAATGTCTCAAGAAGGCAAAGTGATTGAACAAAATGTTACACCTATTATTTATAATAATCGTGTGATTGCTGCATTGATTATGGAAAAAGATATCAGTAATCAATTGCTTGAAGAAAATAAAATGAAAGCACTGACTGAAGCAACTTATACGTTGAGTCAAATTGTATCGCATCCGAGTGAAAAACAATTGTTTTTTTCAGATATGATTGATGAAAGTTTGTTCGATATCGATCAAGACTTGATTATCCGTTATTTTAATTTAACAGCAGAAAAGTTAGTAAAAGATATCGTCGGCATTGATTGTAAAATGGGTCTTTCCTTTGTCGACTTGTTTCCTAACATAGAAGAAATGTTGACAGATGGTAAAGTAATTACCATTAAAGAGCGAAAGCTGCAAGGTCATTACTTCCAAGTAAAGTGTATTCGATTATTTGATGATTTAGGGAATGTATCAGGGCATATCATTATGCTGCATGACATCACTGATTTAAAGGAAAAAGAGAAAGAACTTATTTCTAAATCTGTTGCGCTTCGTGAAGTGCATCACCGTGTGAAAAATAATCTTCAAACAGTTGCAAGCTTATTAAGACTGCAAATGAGAAGAGGAATACCTGAGGAAAGCAAACATTACTTTGAAGAGAGCTTAAACAGAATACTTAGTATTGCTTCAGTATATGAAGTAATATTAGATGGTGCGTATGCTGATCAGGTTGATATTGGGAAATTAATAATTAAAATCGGGAATATGCTTGTAAGTACAGGGAATGCACCACATTTACATATTCATTTTGACATCCAAGAATCATTTTATCTATCATCTAATATTGCAGTTTCAGTCGCCTTGATTGCTAATGAATTGATTACAAATTGTGTCACTCATGCTTTTAATCACCAAGAAGAAGGTCATATTGATGTTATTTTTGAAAAAAATAATAAAACGGGGAAATTAGTATTAATGGTGCAAGATGATGGACAAGAAGAACAAGGGAATTATGAGCAATCGTTTGGACTAAATATCATAAATACAATTACTGAGAATGATTTAGAAGGACAATTTACGATTGGCCGCAATCGTCTCGGCACTTTGGGAAAGGTGGTATTTGATGATTGGGGGAGTCGCTAA
- a CDS encoding metallophosphoesterase, translating into MKIGTISDLHIDRPSDYTETEYAETLAQLTQDYQLDVLLIAGDISNDYRKSYQFVKAMQRLTHKEILFIPGNHDYWQVDDKNTRQIHEFFMQQPECLMGHPYIINDEWAIVGNSGWYDYTFASPEYTIERLERRRFKGATWQDKVHVDWEMSDIEVSHKAAALAERDLQKAGGRKIILATHVVTTPSFRVPMPHRIFNYFNAFIGTSDFEPLYQQYNIRYSLMGHVHFRGETERDGIEFACVSLGYFREWRSKDIEREMSHALKVIEI; encoded by the coding sequence ATGAAAATAGGAACCATCTCAGATCTGCATATTGACCGTCCTTCCGATTACACAGAAACCGAATACGCAGAAACACTCGCACAATTGACTCAAGACTACCAGCTCGACGTCCTTCTTATAGCCGGCGATATTTCCAACGACTATCGCAAATCCTACCAATTCGTGAAAGCAATGCAGCGCCTGACTCATAAAGAAATACTTTTCATTCCAGGCAACCACGATTACTGGCAAGTAGACGATAAGAACACCCGCCAAATACACGAATTTTTCATGCAACAGCCCGAGTGCCTGATGGGCCATCCCTATATCATTAACGACGAGTGGGCCATTGTCGGCAACAGCGGTTGGTACGACTACACCTTCGCAAGTCCAGAATATACCATTGAACGACTAGAACGCCGCCGCTTCAAAGGCGCAACCTGGCAAGATAAAGTACACGTCGACTGGGAAATGAGCGATATCGAAGTGTCACATAAAGCTGCTGCCTTGGCGGAAAGAGACCTTCAGAAAGCAGGAGGCCGAAAGATTATTCTCGCGACACATGTGGTCACGACCCCAAGTTTCAGAGTGCCTATGCCACATCGAATCTTTAATTATTTCAACGCATTTATAGGTACCTCAGATTTTGAGCCGCTTTATCAACAATATAATATTCGATATAGTCTGATGGGACATGTACATTTCAGAGGAGAAACAGAAAGAGATGGCATCGAATTTGCCTGTGTATCTTTAGGTTACTTTAGAGAATGGCGCTCTAAAGATATTGAACGTGAAATGTCACATGCTTTGAAAGTAATTGAAATCTAA
- a CDS encoding APC family permease — translation MKSHFNKSMSIMDVLFLAIGAMLGWGWVVLSGEWVSTAGFLGSIIAFLIGGLFVIFIGLTYAELASAFPETGGGFVFVKKAFKPGLAFISGWSVLFGYVSVITFEAVALPTVIDYVLPFKHSGFLWNIQGWDVYLTWVLIGSIGSVILTSLNYFGIKPAAIMQTVFTVFIVAVGLLLVGGAGVNGNFHNLKPLFVDGFGGTMSILIMIPFLFVGFDVIPQIAEEVKAPSKKIGKILIISIIASVFFYLLIVFGVATGLTPKELKTSNLATADAMVNLFGSGGFGVLLVLGGVAGIITSWNAFIIGGSRILYAMAKNGMIPKWFAYIHPKYKTPTHGIIFLGILAFVAPLLGRPALVWIVDAGGIGVVIGYFLVALSFLKLRKTAPDLERPYKIKNGKVVGIIAIILSLSFIAIYLPGMPSSLLWPSEWLIVFVWYGIAAVLYYVQKRKNEVVKNGKIRSFEPGNE, via the coding sequence ATGAAATCACATTTCAATAAATCCATGAGCATTATGGATGTTTTGTTTCTTGCCATCGGAGCCATGCTCGGTTGGGGATGGGTTGTATTATCAGGAGAATGGGTTTCAACAGCAGGATTTTTAGGGAGTATTATTGCATTTCTAATTGGTGGATTATTCGTTATCTTTATCGGTTTGACATATGCTGAATTAGCTTCAGCATTTCCAGAAACTGGCGGCGGCTTTGTCTTTGTTAAAAAAGCCTTTAAACCAGGGCTTGCCTTTATTTCTGGCTGGTCTGTTTTATTCGGTTATGTCTCAGTTATCACATTTGAAGCTGTGGCTCTGCCTACAGTAATTGATTACGTGCTGCCTTTCAAACACTCAGGATTTCTATGGAATATCCAGGGATGGGATGTTTATTTAACTTGGGTACTGATTGGATCCATCGGCAGTGTCATTTTAACATCACTTAACTATTTCGGTATTAAACCTGCAGCGATTATGCAGACAGTCTTTACAGTTTTTATTGTAGCAGTCGGACTCTTACTAGTTGGCGGCGCTGGTGTGAATGGAAACTTTCATAATTTAAAACCATTATTTGTTGATGGTTTCGGCGGTACAATGTCCATTCTCATTATGATTCCGTTCTTGTTTGTTGGTTTCGATGTTATTCCGCAAATTGCTGAAGAGGTAAAAGCCCCTTCTAAGAAAATCGGAAAAATATTAATTATTTCTATCATTGCATCTGTCTTTTTCTATTTATTAATTGTCTTCGGTGTAGCTACAGGCTTAACACCTAAAGAATTAAAAACAAGCAACTTAGCGACTGCTGATGCGATGGTAAACTTATTTGGAAGCGGCGGTTTTGGTGTATTACTCGTGCTCGGAGGAGTAGCTGGTATTATTACAAGTTGGAACGCTTTTATTATAGGCGGAAGCAGAATTTTATATGCTATGGCTAAGAACGGTATGATTCCTAAATGGTTCGCTTATATTCATCCAAAATATAAAACGCCTACTCATGGTATTATTTTCTTAGGAATCTTAGCTTTCGTAGCACCATTATTAGGACGCCCTGCTTTAGTATGGATTGTAGACGCAGGGGGTATAGGTGTAGTAATTGGATATTTCCTCGTAGCATTATCATTCTTAAAACTAAGAAAAACGGCACCAGATTTAGAGCGTCCGTATAAAATTAAAAACGGCAAAGTTGTAGGAATTATCGCAATTATTTTAAGTTTATCGTTCATAGCAATTTACTTGCCCGGCATGCCTTCATCATTGTTATGGCCGTCTGAATGGCTGATCGTATTTGTATGGTATGGCATCGCAGCAGTATTATACTATGTTCAAAAGAGGAAAAATGAGGTGGTAAAGAATGGCAAAATTAGAAGTTTTGAACCCGGCAACGAATGA
- a CDS encoding nitroreductase family protein, with translation MENFTEILNGRKSVKGFDPEYKIPKEEMDEILAQAAKAPSSVNMQPWRVAVVQSDEAKDKLRPYIQFNTNQNDTSSAMLVIFGDLQCYEYAGFIYESAVENGMMPEEVKDQMLPLVKDGYQNLAREQMNDIVKIDSSLMAMQLMLVAKQHGYDTNPIGGFEANQIGEVLGYPLDRYVPVMIVAIGKKAKEPRDSFRMPTEKFVEYQ, from the coding sequence ATGGAAAACTTTACTGAGATTCTGAACGGTAGAAAATCTGTAAAAGGGTTCGACCCGGAATACAAAATTCCAAAAGAAGAAATGGATGAAATCTTAGCACAAGCAGCAAAAGCGCCTTCTTCAGTGAACATGCAGCCATGGAGAGTTGCAGTTGTGCAAAGTGATGAAGCTAAAGATAAACTGAGACCTTACATCCAATTTAATACGAACCAAAATGACACATCTTCAGCAATGCTGGTTATCTTCGGCGACTTGCAATGTTATGAATATGCAGGCTTCATTTACGAAAGTGCTGTGGAAAATGGCATGATGCCAGAAGAAGTGAAAGACCAAATGTTGCCATTAGTAAAAGACGGCTATCAAAATTTAGCACGTGAACAAATGAATGACATCGTGAAAATCGACAGCAGCTTGATGGCCATGCAGTTAATGTTAGTTGCAAAACAACACGGCTACGATACTAATCCGATAGGTGGATTTGAAGCGAATCAAATCGGTGAAGTCCTCGGTTATCCATTAGACCGCTATGTACCAGTCATGATTGTCGCAATCGGCAAGAAAGCCAAAGAACCACGCGACTCCTTCAGAATGCCAACTGAAAAATTTGTAGAATATCAATAA
- a CDS encoding class I SAM-dependent methyltransferase produces MYIWDKKFDEKDYIYGKSPNAYVKEVFNRETADAEKILILAEGEGRNAVYLAGLGYKVTTFDLSKVGIEKQLKLASEAGVEIDACYGDVTEANLVADNSFDYTINVFGHVLTEDKPGMFNNLVRPLVNHGHSYFEFYAKDQVNFGTGGPKDVNMLYDVDEIKDYLSDLPVKVHRLEKVEVERYEGSKHNGVGSVIQGHIEKVED; encoded by the coding sequence ATGTATATTTGGGATAAAAAGTTTGATGAGAAGGATTATATTTATGGGAAATCCCCTAATGCGTATGTTAAGGAGGTATTTAATCGCGAGACGGCTGATGCTGAAAAGATACTGATTCTAGCAGAGGGTGAAGGCCGGAATGCGGTTTATTTGGCGGGCCTTGGTTATAAGGTGACTACGTTTGATTTGTCGAAGGTCGGGATTGAGAAGCAATTGAAGTTGGCAAGTGAAGCGGGTGTGGAAATTGATGCGTGCTATGGTGATGTGACTGAGGCAAATTTAGTGGCTGACAATTCGTTTGATTATACTATTAATGTGTTTGGCCACGTGTTGACTGAAGATAAACCTGGCATGTTTAATAATTTAGTTCGTCCGCTGGTTAATCATGGTCATAGTTATTTTGAATTCTATGCTAAAGATCAGGTGAATTTCGGCACGGGTGGTCCTAAAGATGTGAACATGTTGTACGATGTGGATGAAATTAAGGATTATTTATCTGATTTGCCGGTGAAGGTTCATCGTTTGGAAAAGGTGGAAGTTGAACGTTATGAGGGCAGCAAGCATAATGGTGTCGGCAGTGTCATTCAAGGTCATATTGAAAAAGTGGAAGATTAA
- a CDS encoding PLP-dependent aminotransferase family protein, with protein MTDEQNYIYRKIYNQLKKDILDHKYKSHEKLLSKRALAKEMNVSINSVKTAYEQLIAEGYIYTKERQGYFIESLNELIVEPNHQSDGNRFKEKVEEKPHFKYTLSHMSTNLSEFPIETWIKLQKQVFKESQALLSEVPYFKGPLQLRQSIAKLVSFKRGISCDTEQIIVGSGTNALILYLLKLFDQASLIGIENPGYTRMRHLIQQQNFEISHIPLDNKGASIQTIKKNNPHLMLTTPSHQFPIGTIMSISRRIELLNWATSLEHFIIEDDYDSEYKYGTDNIPSLFSLDKNNRVIYLGTFSKTLLPGLRISYMILPEQLVADFETVFKDSVSEISTLNALTLSKFIDNGHYERYIRKMSHLYEHKRKKLVRILKTRLSKNVTIKNVKAGLHFVIYVDSPYTYEQVEARAKDYELELYTLNRFMQEDISQQFAQTIIIGFANVEDGKMHETVEVLDKVLFGS; from the coding sequence ATGACAGATGAGCAAAATTATATATATAGAAAAATTTACAATCAGTTGAAAAAAGATATTTTAGACCACAAATATAAAAGTCATGAAAAACTATTGTCTAAAAGAGCGTTGGCAAAAGAAATGAATGTCAGTATTAACAGCGTAAAAACAGCTTATGAACAGTTGATTGCGGAAGGTTATATATATACTAAAGAAAGACAAGGTTATTTTATTGAATCTTTAAATGAATTGATTGTAGAACCCAATCATCAGTCTGATGGAAATCGATTTAAAGAAAAAGTAGAAGAGAAGCCTCATTTCAAATATACTTTGTCACATATGTCCACAAATTTATCAGAATTTCCTATTGAGACATGGATCAAATTACAAAAGCAAGTATTCAAAGAGTCTCAAGCACTCTTGTCAGAAGTGCCTTACTTTAAAGGACCTCTGCAATTGAGACAGTCCATAGCTAAATTAGTTTCATTTAAACGCGGTATATCTTGTGATACAGAACAAATTATTGTCGGATCAGGAACGAATGCACTGATTTTATACTTATTGAAATTATTCGATCAAGCCTCGTTAATAGGTATTGAAAATCCTGGTTATACGCGTATGCGACATCTTATTCAGCAGCAGAACTTTGAAATATCCCATATTCCTTTGGACAATAAGGGAGCTTCAATACAAACCATTAAAAAGAATAATCCTCATCTCATGTTAACAACACCCTCTCATCAGTTTCCTATTGGAACTATCATGTCAATTTCTAGAAGAATTGAATTACTCAACTGGGCAACCAGTTTAGAGCATTTTATCATTGAGGATGACTATGATAGCGAATATAAATATGGGACAGATAATATACCTTCTTTGTTTAGTTTAGATAAGAATAATAGGGTCATCTATTTAGGTACCTTTTCCAAAACACTTTTACCAGGATTAAGAATTAGTTATATGATTTTACCAGAGCAATTAGTAGCAGATTTCGAGACTGTATTTAAAGATTCAGTATCAGAAATCAGTACGTTAAATGCATTAACATTATCTAAGTTTATTGATAATGGACATTATGAGAGATATATACGGAAAATGAGCCATTTATATGAACATAAAAGAAAAAAGCTTGTGCGCATACTGAAAACGAGATTAAGTAAGAATGTCACTATTAAAAACGTAAAAGCAGGCTTACATTTTGTGATATACGTAGATTCACCTTACACATATGAACAAGTCGAGGCAAGAGCCAAAGATTATGAACTAGAATTGTACACGCTCAATCGGTTTATGCAAGAGGATATCTCCCAACAATTCGCTCAAACTATTATTATAGGTTTTGCGAATGTGGAAGATGGAAAAATGCATGAAACGGTGGAGGTATTAGATAAAGTATTGTTTGGAAGTTGA